In Synechococcus sp. KORDI-100, a single window of DNA contains:
- a CDS encoding SpoIID/LytB domain-containing protein — protein sequence MLPGVAVPAAREPQMRVLLKQGPRLILRADGNEPMRVRGLSGSEQRLLRLELDQRQLAPGVVVRVENDDPRGIWLGQRRYRGTLLIQSHAGQLQVVNQLGIETYLASVVGSEMPHQWPLAALQAQAVAARTYALKQRGGGKGWDVKATVASQVYRGVESETDSTREAVRSTRSLVLVHRGQLIDAVFHSSSGGATEESGMVWRQKLPYLVSVPDHDQHSPVHRWQERFDAVSLRQRLPETGGLDSVDVLSRSGSGRVRQARIRGPRGVLLLTGSELRRRLGLKSTLVDFEMVSALDRPGLQPLPAIAAPAAASGSGGSRIDRITASVASSGAAVTPVLRSSPPSLLPMRIQGQPAAGQQLLVRGQGYGHGVGMSQWGAHGLAEQGADFRTILQHYYRGAEIVPFRTHHDPSMAQQPQIKPLWRG from the coding sequence CGTTTGATCCTGCGGGCGGATGGCAACGAGCCGATGCGGGTCCGGGGCCTCAGCGGTTCAGAGCAGAGGTTGCTGCGTCTGGAGCTGGATCAGCGCCAGCTGGCGCCCGGTGTCGTCGTGCGCGTGGAGAACGATGACCCGCGTGGCATCTGGCTCGGACAACGCCGCTACCGGGGGACCTTGCTGATTCAGTCACACGCTGGTCAGCTGCAGGTCGTGAATCAGCTGGGGATCGAGACCTATCTCGCCAGTGTCGTCGGCAGCGAAATGCCCCATCAGTGGCCGTTGGCAGCTCTGCAGGCGCAGGCTGTGGCGGCGCGAACCTATGCCCTCAAGCAGCGTGGTGGCGGGAAGGGCTGGGACGTCAAAGCCACGGTGGCCAGTCAGGTGTACCGCGGCGTGGAATCTGAGACCGACAGCACTCGGGAAGCGGTGCGCAGCACCCGCTCCCTGGTGTTGGTGCACCGAGGACAGCTGATCGATGCGGTGTTTCACAGCAGTTCCGGAGGGGCCACAGAGGAGAGCGGCATGGTGTGGCGCCAAAAGCTGCCCTATCTGGTGAGTGTTCCCGATCACGATCAGCACAGTCCAGTGCATCGCTGGCAGGAGCGATTCGATGCCGTCAGCCTCCGCCAACGCCTGCCTGAGACCGGTGGCCTGGATTCCGTTGACGTGCTGAGTCGCAGCGGCAGCGGCAGGGTTCGTCAGGCGCGCATCCGCGGCCCACGGGGAGTGCTTCTGCTGACGGGCTCGGAACTGAGACGCCGGCTCGGTCTCAAGAGCACCCTGGTGGACTTCGAGATGGTGAGTGCCCTGGACCGGCCAGGGCTGCAGCCTCTTCCTGCCATCGCGGCACCAGCAGCGGCGTCAGGATCCGGAGGCTCCCGGATTGATCGGATCACCGCATCTGTGGCTTCATCAGGAGCTGCGGTCACCCCCGTCCTGCGTTCATCACCCCCATCGCTGCTGCCGATGAGGATCCAGGGCCAACCCGCCGCGGGGCAGCAGCTTCTCGTTCGTGGCCAGGGCTATGGCCATGGCGTCGGGATGAGTCAGTGGGGTGCCCACGGTCTGGCAGAGCAGGGAGCCGATTTCCGCACGATTCTTCAGCACTACTACCGGGGTGCTGAGATTGTCCCGTTCCGGACCCATCACGATCCGTCCATGGCGCAGCAGCCGCAGATCAAGCCACTCTGGAGAGGTTGA